In Leptotrichia sp. oral taxon 221, the DNA window ATTTTTGCATAATTACGTAGGAAATAACTTGTGTATGCTCTTTTAGGCTATTTCCTGAAATATAAATTACGCTTCCATATTCTCCAATTCCTCTCGAAAATGCAAGTCCAAATCCTGTCAAAAGTGCAGGTTTTATCTCTGGAAAAATTACTTTCCAAAAAGTTGTTTTTCTATCTGCACCTAATATGTACGCCGCTTCTTCGTACTGATTATCTAATTTTTCTAATATCGGCTGAACTGCCCTTACCACGAAAGGAATTCCAACGAAAATTAATGCAATTATTATTCCAATGTGAGTGTATGAAATTTTTATTCCAAATTTTGCAAAGTATCTTCCAACAATTCCAGTATCAGAATACATTTTTGAAAGCGTAATTCCTGCAACCGCAGTAGGCAAGGCAAAAGGCAATTCCAACATTCCATCTAAAAACCTTTTTCCAAAAAAATCGTATTTTACAAGTACCCACGCCAAAATTACTCCGAAAATACAATTTATAATGGCGGCAATGAATGAACAACCGACACTTGTAAAAAGTGCACTTAAAACTGCCTTTTCTGTTATAAGCTGCCAAAATTCAGAAGGTGACAATCGAAAGGAATAGACTAATATTGAGGCTAGCGGTATCAATATTAAAATTGACAACATTGCCAGTGATATTCCAAATGTCAGTCCAAAACCTGGAATTACAGTTTTTTCTTTTCTTTTTAAAGCTAATATTTTCATTTTTCACTCCTTCCATTTAAAACCTTTTTTATTTTTAATTTTCATAAATTTTATCAAATAAAGCACCTTCATTGAAAAATTTCTCATATGCTTTTTTCCATCCACCAAAATTATCTATTTTCGTCAATTTCATCTTTAAATCAAATTTATTTCCATATTTTTTTAAAACTTTTTGGTCATAAGGTCTATAACCGCTTTCAGCGATTATTTCTTGTGCCTTTTCAGAATATAGATATTTCAAGTATTCTGTGCTTATTTGATACGTTCCATCATTTTTTGCGATTTTATCGACTACTGCGACTGTCGGCTGAGCTAAAATACTCACACTTGGATAAACAATTTGATATTTGTCAGGATATTCCTTAACCGTTGCAATCGCCTCATTTTCCCATGCAATTAACACATCTCCCTGATTATTTTCCACAAAAGTTGTAGTCGCTGCCCTTGCTCCTGAATCCATTACAGCCACATTATCATAAATGCTCTTTACAAAACTTTTTATTTTATTTTCATCTTTTCCATATTTTTCAAGTCCATACGACCATGCTGCCAAAAAATTCCAGCAAGCTCCTCCACTACTTTTTGGATCAGGTGTTATTACTTTTACTCCTTTTTTTACTAAATCATTCCAATCCTTGATATTTTGTGGATTTCCTTTTCTTATAAGAAAAACGATTGTCGAGGTATACGGAGAAGAACTGCCTGGAAATTTATCTACCCAGCCTTTTTCTAGCAAATCTACTTTCTCAAGAAGTGCTACATCATTTTCCAAAGCTAATGTCACAACATCTGCATCAAGACCTTCAATTACTGAACGTGCTTGCAATCCTGACCCTCCGTGTGACTGGATAATATTCACATCCTTTCCATACTTTTCCTTGTAATATGCCTTAAACAGCCCATTATATCTCTCGTACAATTCACGGGTAGGATCATAGGAAACATTCACAATTTCCATTTTTTGCTTATTTTTTCCAATTTTACTGTTTTGTCGCATAATCCCTACAAAATAAAGTAAAATTATAATTGCAACAAATATCACTGGCACTTTCAGTTTTTTTAGCATATTTCCCTTCTCCTTTCCCTTTTTATTTAATAATTTTTTAAATCACGTAAAAACTATCTCCACTTACTATTCTTCTATAAGTCTCAAATTTTGCCCATTTTTTGTGAATTTCTACTTTATTTTTATTTTGATTATGGTCTGCAAGATAATTTTTCATATCTTCTCTAGTTTTTATCTGCAATCCAAATCCTGCTTCATCTAACACTGGAAGCCCTGTAAAGTGGTAATCTTCCAATTTCACAATATCAAAGATTTTACGGTCCCTAACTAAAACTGCCGCTTCGCTTTCAAGTGAAATAATGTCAAAATATTGCGGATACTCGAAGCTATCTCCCATTTGAGGCACAATATCGCCTACATGATACGTTTTTTCTCCTGTTTCTTCTTTAGACATTCTCGCATTTTCAAAATCAAAGTACAATTCTTCAAAAATATATCCACCAATTTTTATATCATCTTTTTCAAAATATGGTTTTTCTCCAGTCGTATCAATATTTTCCACTACTCCCGCAGCAGCCGTTTGATGAGAAAGTCTATCAATTAATATCAATTCTCCCAAAGTCTTATTTTTCTTAAACAAATCAACAATAACTTTATCTGAAAATTCAATTTTACAAAGAGCAATTTCATTTTTTGTAATACTTTGCGTTTTAATTTTTTCTCCAGTATTAACGTCAATTTTATAAACAATTTCCTTCAATATTGCAGGTAGTTTCTTTGTTCCAAGTTTTGCCAAATATTCTTTTCCAACAATTAACTTATCATCATCCATCCATAATAATGCAGCTTCAACCGATTTTGAAACTGGAAGATTTTTGTTTTTTGTAATAACAGAACCACGGCTCACGTCTACTTCTTTATCTAACTGAATCGTAATAGCTTGTCCTGAAAATGCCTCTTCCACATTTCTATCTCCATTTAAAATTGTTTTCACAGTTGCAGTCTCATTACTTGGTAACACAACAATTTCTTCTCCAACTTTTACAAAACTACTTTCAATTTGCCCTTGGAATCCTCTAAATTCATGATTTGGACGACAAACTCTTTGAATTGGTACATAAAAATCAGAATTTTTAGTATCTTCTGTTACATCAACTGTTTCCAAATATTCGATAATGCTTTCTTCCTTATACCAAGGCATATTTTCTGATTTTTTAGTAACATTATCTCCTTCAGTCGCACTTACAGGAATTATTTTTATATTTTCTAATTCCAATTCTTTTGCCAATTCCTTCACTTCATCGACAATTTTATTAAATTTCTCTTCGCTATAATTTGCTAAATCCATTTTATTTACTGCAAAAACGAAATGACGTATTCCGACCATTGAGCAAATTCTTGCGTGTCTTCTAGTTTGAACAAGTACACCTTTTGTAACATCTAAAAGCAAAATTGCAACTTCGGCAAACGAAGCTCCAACTGCCATATTTCTTGTATATTCTTCATGACCTGGCGTATCAGCCACAATAAAGCTACGTTTATTTGTAGTAAAATAACGATAAGCTACATCAATTGTGATTCCTTGTTCTCTTTCAGCCATCAATCCATCTAAAAGTAGCGAATAATCAATTGCTCCTCCACGTGATCCAACTTTACTATCTAAAATCAATGCTTCCTCTTGATCTGCATAAAGCAATTTCGAGTTATAAAGAATATTTCCAATCAATGTTGATTTTCCATCATCCACACTTCCACAAGTAATAAATTTTAATAATCTCACCATTAAAAATACCCCTCTCTTTTTCTTTTTTCCATGCTTGCTGCTCCACTATCTCTATCAATAACTCTACTTGTACGCTCAGATTCAACCGAACTTAATGTTTCATCAATTATTTCCTCCAAAGTTACAGCATCTGATTCCACAGCACCAGACAATGGATAATCTCCTAGCGTTCTAAAACGAACCATTTTAATTTCAGGCTCTTCGCCTTCTTCCAATCGCATTCTCTCATCATCAACCATGATTAAATTTCCATCTCTTTCCACAACAGGACGTTCTGCTGCCGAGTAAAGCGACACAATTGGTATATTCTCCTTTTGAATATATTCCCAAATATCTTTTTCAGTCCAATTAGAAATTGGGAAAACTCTGATACTTTCACCTTTACTAATCTCTGTATTGTAAAGTTTCCACATTTCTGGACGTTGATTTTTGGGATCCCATGCTTGTGCTGCATTTCTAAATGAGAAAATTCTTTCTTTAGCACGACTTTTTTCTTCATCTCTACGACCTCCACCAAATGCCGCAGTAAATCCATATTTATTAAGTGCCTGTTTCAACGCTTGTGTTTTCATAATATCCGTAAACGAAGATCCATGATCAAACGGATTAATATTTTTTTCAACTCCTTCAGGATTGATGTATTCGATCATTTCAATTCCAAGTTCTTTCGCCCTTTTATCACGAAAATTAATCATTTCCTTAAATTT includes these proteins:
- the cysT gene encoding sulfate ABC transporter permease subunit CysT, which codes for MKILALKRKEKTVIPGFGLTFGISLAMLSILILIPLASILVYSFRLSPSEFWQLITEKAVLSALFTSVGCSFIAAIINCIFGVILAWVLVKYDFFGKRFLDGMLELPFALPTAVAGITLSKMYSDTGIVGRYFAKFGIKISYTHIGIIIALIFVGIPFVVRAVQPILEKLDNQYEEAAYILGADRKTTFWKVIFPEIKPALLTGFGLAFSRGIGEYGSVIYISGNSLKEHTQVISYVIMQKLNYVDYPSATVIALVMLIFSFILLFLINLVQMNQFKRTNNI
- a CDS encoding sulfate ABC transporter substrate-binding protein; this encodes MLKKLKVPVIFVAIIILLYFVGIMRQNSKIGKNKQKMEIVNVSYDPTRELYERYNGLFKAYYKEKYGKDVNIIQSHGGSGLQARSVIEGLDADVVTLALENDVALLEKVDLLEKGWVDKFPGSSSPYTSTIVFLIRKGNPQNIKDWNDLVKKGVKVITPDPKSSGGACWNFLAAWSYGLEKYGKDENKIKSFVKSIYDNVAVMDSGARAATTTFVENNQGDVLIAWENEAIATVKEYPDKYQIVYPSVSILAQPTVAVVDKIAKNDGTYQISTEYLKYLYSEKAQEIIAESGYRPYDQKVLKKYGNKFDLKMKLTKIDNFGGWKKAYEKFFNEGALFDKIYEN
- a CDS encoding sulfate adenylyltransferase subunit 1, translating into MVRLLKFITCGSVDDGKSTLIGNILYNSKLLYADQEEALILDSKVGSRGGAIDYSLLLDGLMAEREQGITIDVAYRYFTTNKRSFIVADTPGHEEYTRNMAVGASFAEVAILLLDVTKGVLVQTRRHARICSMVGIRHFVFAVNKMDLANYSEEKFNKIVDEVKELAKELELENIKIIPVSATEGDNVTKKSENMPWYKEESIIEYLETVDVTEDTKNSDFYVPIQRVCRPNHEFRGFQGQIESSFVKVGEEIVVLPSNETATVKTILNGDRNVEEAFSGQAITIQLDKEVDVSRGSVITKNKNLPVSKSVEAALLWMDDDKLIVGKEYLAKLGTKKLPAILKEIVYKIDVNTGEKIKTQSITKNEIALCKIEFSDKVIVDLFKKNKTLGELILIDRLSHQTAAAGVVENIDTTGEKPYFEKDDIKIGGYIFEELYFDFENARMSKEETGEKTYHVGDIVPQMGDSFEYPQYFDIISLESEAAVLVRDRKIFDIVKLEDYHFTGLPVLDEAGFGLQIKTREDMKNYLADHNQNKNKVEIHKKWAKFETYRRIVSGDSFYVI
- the cysD gene encoding sulfate adenylyltransferase subunit CysD gives rise to the protein MNELSHLDELEAEAIYIIREVAAECENPVMLYSIGKDSSVMLHLAMKAFYPEKPPFPFLHVNTGWKFKEMINFRDKRAKELGIEMIEYINPEGVEKNINPFDHGSSFTDIMKTQALKQALNKYGFTAAFGGGRRDEEKSRAKERIFSFRNAAQAWDPKNQRPEMWKLYNTEISKGESIRVFPISNWTEKDIWEYIQKENIPIVSLYSAAERPVVERDGNLIMVDDERMRLEEGEEPEIKMVRFRTLGDYPLSGAVESDAVTLEEIIDETLSSVESERTSRVIDRDSGAASMEKRKREGYF